Sequence from the Thermomonas sp. HDW16 genome:
GGGCGCTCCCTGGGAATCGTGCTTGGCCGGGGTAAAGCGCGTGCCTTCGACGAAATTCATGATCGACACCGGGATGTCGCGGAATTTCTCGCACGCGCGACGGGTGGCTTCGATGTCGCGCCTGGCCAGGTCGGGACGGCGGGCGATCTGCTTCGGCGTGTAGCGGCCCATGAACGGAAAATCCAGCGCCCACCATGCGAGCCCCAGCAACGGTACCCAGAACAATTGCCGTTTCAGGAAGAAGCGCATGAACGGGACGCGCCGATTGAATACTTTCTGCAGGACAAGGATGTCCACCCAGCTCTGGTGGTTGGCCATCACCAGGTAATGACCATCCAACTGCAGGATGGCATCCTCGTGCAGCCGCACCCGTGCATGGGTGAAGCAATGCCACATCCAGTTGTTCACGCCGATCCAGCTCTCGGCCAAGCCGACCAGCAGCGGGTTCAAGGCCGACCGCAAACGCTTCCACGGCAACACCCCCTTGATCAGCGCCACCAGCAACAACGGCAGCACGTGAACGATGGTGCTGGCCGCGATCAACGAACAGATCAGGACGAGACGGAATGGGCGCATGGCATCGGCATTGGTGGATATGCGCCTATTGTCCCCACTTTCCCCGGCGCATGCCGCCGTCGATCCTGCATGCCGCGCGTTCGGCCGTCACTCGTTCCTGACCTCGCTTTCGATCGGTATAATTTCGCTTCCCCCGAAACTTGCAAGCCGCATTCCGCCCAGGACTGCGGCGTATTCGCATGGATTCAGGGCAACGACGGGACCCGAACAGGACATGCCGGCAAACACACGATCTGCGGCCATCGCCCGATCACTCCTGTTCAGTGCGTCGTTCGCCATGGCCATGGCCTGCGTCCATGCCGCGCAACCATCGAAGGCCGCGCCCACCTACCCGGCCGAACGCGCCAGTCTGCGCGCGGACATCGCCCGCCTGGACCTGCAGGGCTCGCAAGAGCAAGTCTTCGCCGCGATGGAATCGCTGCGCCAGTTGGCACTTCGCAACGGCGACCAGGACCAGGCGCAGCTGGTCGAACTCGAGCGCATCTTCGCCACGCACGACGACGACGCCATCGACGCAAGCCTTGCCGCCGTCAACGCGGTGCGTGCGCAGGTGCGGCCGCAAGCGTCGGTCGAATTGCAGGAAGCCCTCTCGCGCATCTACGGCAACCTGTATTTCGATGCCGGCAATTTCCAGCTGGCGCTGCGGCACCAGCTCGAAGCGTTGCGCCTGAGCGCCCGCCTTCCCGATGGCGCCACGAAAGCGTGGTTGTACCGACTGGGCACCATCGCCGAGTTGTACAACGCGATGGGCTTGCCCAAGGATGCCCTGCGCTACGCCAACCAGGCCCTTGCCGGCAGCGGTACCGCCGATGCGCCTTCCGGCAACCGCGTCTCGCTGCTCGGCGCACGCGCACTCGCCCTGCTGCAACTCGGAAAGACGACCGAAGCCGAACAGGCCCTCGCGGAAGCGGAACGGATCGATGCCCGTCGGGAACCCGGCTTCAACACCCTGCGCCTGACCGCCAATCGTGCAACCGTGGAATCGGCGAAGGGCAATCCGGCGGCGGCGCTGCGCGCGATCGATCGGCTGCAAGCGCTCGCCGAATCGCAGGACAGCAACTACTACCTCACCCGCGCCCAACTGCTGCGCGGGCAGGCGCGCATCGCCCAGGGCCAGCTCGATGCCGGCCTGCAGGACATGCGCGGGGCGATCGCCACATTCGAACGACTCGGGCAGATGGTCGACGTGCTGGACGGGCTGGAACGCGAAATCCGGATCCTGCGCGCCCAGCATGCGTGGCCGCAGGCCGTCGACGTGATGGCGCAACGGCAGGAACTGTGGACGCAACTGTTCCGCAATGCGCAATCCCGCACCATCGCCGAGCTGGAGGCCAGGCACCGCGCCGAAAGCCGCGAGCAACGCATCACCGCGCTCGCCACTGAAGTGCGTCTGGAACGTGCGCGCCTGCATTCCCAGCGCCTGCTGCTGGCGTTGGCGGCAACAGTGGCCCTGCTGGCCGCGAGTGCGGCCGGCCTGCTCTATCTGAGCCGTCGTCGCACTCGCCGTGAGCGCGATCGCCTGTCGCATGCCGCGCGCCACGACCCCCTGACCGGCGCCTACAGCCGTTACGAGTTCCAACGCCGCGCGCTTGCAAGCGGCACGAAGGAGGACGGTCGCCAGGACGGTCGCTGCCTGCTGTTGCTGGACCTCGACGATTTCAAGTCGATCAATGACGGCCACGGCCACGAGGCCGGCGACGCCGTGCTCAAGGAAGTGGTCGCTCGGCTGCGTCGGCAAACGCGCCACGCCGACGAAATCTACCGTTGGGGCGGCGAGGA
This genomic interval carries:
- a CDS encoding tetratricopeptide repeat-containing diguanylate cyclase, translated to MACVHAAQPSKAAPTYPAERASLRADIARLDLQGSQEQVFAAMESLRQLALRNGDQDQAQLVELERIFATHDDDAIDASLAAVNAVRAQVRPQASVELQEALSRIYGNLYFDAGNFQLALRHQLEALRLSARLPDGATKAWLYRLGTIAELYNAMGLPKDALRYANQALAGSGTADAPSGNRVSLLGARALALLQLGKTTEAEQALAEAERIDARREPGFNTLRLTANRATVESAKGNPAAALRAIDRLQALAESQDSNYYLTRAQLLRGQARIAQGQLDAGLQDMRGAIATFERLGQMVDVLDGLEREIRILRAQHAWPQAVDVMAQRQELWTQLFRNAQSRTIAELEARHRAESREQRITALATEVRLERARLHSQRLLLALAATVALLAASAAGLLYLSRRRTRRERDRLSHAARHDPLTGAYSRYEFQRRALASGTKEDGRQDGRCLLLLDLDDFKSINDGHGHEAGDAVLKEVVARLRRQTRHADEIYRWGGEEFLLVLSGRDQDALGQDVAAMLDGVSRDPVVWHEHKIAVALSGGLVTHPLSPSWTAPLGDAIRWADSALYAAKRAGRRQVLQVTVTSLGEQALSGRRPIDTVQLQDWVRQGYAQLTTVQASHPPTA
- a CDS encoding acyltransferase, whose amino-acid sequence is MRPFRLVLICSLIAASTIVHVLPLLLVALIKGVLPWKRLRSALNPLLVGLAESWIGVNNWMWHCFTHARVRLHEDAILQLDGHYLVMANHQSWVDILVLQKVFNRRVPFMRFFLKRQLFWVPLLGLAWWALDFPFMGRYTPKQIARRPDLARRDIEATRRACEKFRDIPVSIMNFVEGTRFTPAKHDSQGAPYRYLLKPKSGGVAFVLDAMGDGLQAILDVTIVYPAGNPSLLDLLADRIPEIRVMVRQRAITREMLDGDYQGDRAFRVRFQQWMNEVWREKDADIARLLADGSSADG